One genomic window of Drosophila subpulchrella strain 33 F10 #4 breed RU33 unplaced genomic scaffold, RU_Dsub_v1.1 Primary Assembly Seq15, whole genome shotgun sequence includes the following:
- the LOC119558932 gene encoding uncharacterized protein LOC119558932: MRRIETMERSFPPITAEDLQEIDEKLGDPHSENYTKLMVTLLKNGRLSRSILNVMSEDIVLSHNLEGGQSKKKLKAYPNFVRALLNAIALVEPSEPPEKALQKAMRCVKNLSCTKKKSTPAPDAEEPTTPLTPGTPELKF, from the exons ATGAGACGAATCGAGACTATGGAGCGCTCCTTCCCCCCTATCACTGCCGAGGACCTCCAAGAGATCGACGAAAAACTAGGGGACCCACATTCGGAGAACTAT acaaaGCTGATGGTGACATTACTAAAAAATGGAAGGCTGAGCCGTTCCATATTAAACGTGATGTCAGAGGACATTGTTCTGTCCCACAATTTGGAGGGGGGCCAGAGCAAGAAGAAGCTCAAAGCTTACCCAAACTTCGTACGCGCCTTGTTAA ATGCAATAGCTCTGGTGGAGCCCTCGGAGCCTCCCGAAAAGGCACTGCAAAAAGCAATGAGGTGCGTTAAAAACTTAAgttgcacaaaaaaaaagtcaacGCCGGCCCCAGATGCTGAAGAGCCAACGACCCCGCTAACACCGGGAACCCCCGAgctgaaattttaa